The sequence AGTACACGTCGTTGAGCAGGCACAAGCAGTCCGCGCACGCCTCCTGGATGCCCTGCCACTGCACGCTGTCCCACAGCTCCTGAGGGGCCTCGAATCCACACGCGGACTCGATCAGATTGGTATAGGCCCCAGCCCCGATCCATGCCCGGCGCACCTGCAGATGTGCGTGCAGAGGCTGAGCCTGGCCCCGGGCCCGGTCGGCCGCCAAGGCAAGGGCGCTGGAAAACCACAGGCGCCAGTGACCGGCCGCACGGCGCCGCCACGCCTGCGACATCCCTTCACACTGCCGTGCCCACACATCGGCCCAAGCCACCACCAGCGGATGAGTATCGCTGGCACACGCACCCGGCGGGCGGGACGTGATCGCGATCAGTTTCCGCAGCGTCCCGACCAGTCGCTGTGGGTCCTGCCCCATGTCCCCGTTGATCTGGTCATTGACATAGAAGCCCCATGCCAGTGTGTCGAGTGCCATGTCCAACCGGGGCCCAGTGGCTGCTGAGTAGAGCTTCATCGCGAACTCGGCAACACCCATGTCCAGATACCGCTCGGTCGTCTCCCCCGGCTGCAGCAGCCCGTATCCCGTTAGCCAGGCCACATTGCGCCGAGTGACTGCCTCCGGGTCCTCCTTGTTGCTCCTGGCTGGAAACGGGATGAAGAACTCCACGTCATGTCTGCCCGCCATGCGCTCTCCCCTCCGACTTCACCGCACGCCGCTTCGGCTCACGCCCCGCTTGCAGCTGATCGTAATCACTCGGACCAGGTCGCGGGGCTCTACGTCGAACCACCGGTGGCAGCCCCGTGTCCAGCTGCCGAACGCAAGGAACGCGCCCGCATCCGAAGCGAGAAAGGCATCCGCTGGGGAGGACGCCCTCTCAAATCTGCAGCCTGACCCGCCCGGCGCGCCTGTGCGGCAGCACTGGGGCCTACCTGGCGAATCACGGCCCGAGCCGGAGCTGGACCGCGACGATGGTGACAGCGCCATGGATGACAGGACGTAAGCCCTAGTACTGCAACGGTGTTTGTGCTGATGGGTGGGCAGTTCTATGGACTGTGGCCGCGTCGTGTGTAGTGGCAAATGCGGGCCTGGTGTTGGCGTCTGCGGCGCCAGTATGACCAGTGCAGGACGTGGTCGACGGGTGTGGGTTGGCGGTCGGTGAGGCGGGTGAGCAAGCGTCTGATCTCGGCGAGGCTCAGGTGGATGAGGTTGGAGGATCCGTTTCTGCTTTCCCGGCATCGAGCACACGGGCCCGCAGGACTGTGAGGCAGGCGTGTGCGGCCATGGCCAGGGTGATGTGGCGATACCAGCCTGGGTAGCGGCGGACTTGGTAGTCGTCCAGGCCGCACTCCTGCTTCGCCGTCTGGTCGGGTAGGACCGCCGCATTGCTGCGGCGGTCCCCCCTCAGAACCGTGCGAGCTCGTTGTCCGAGCACACGGCTCAAGCAAGCCCTGATGGCTCGCCGGCTCATGCAGATGCTGGCTTGTGCTTGCGACGTCGTTCGGCCCAGTAGTCGGTAAGGGCTGGGTCGTCGATGGACGCGCTGCCCTTGACCAACTGGTGCCGAACGATCTTCGTCCAGGAGAACTTGGCGAGGTAGCGGCCGCTGTCGCGGTCGCCGAAGACCCACCTGTCCCGCCTGGCCTTGTTGAACATGCCGAAGTAGCGGGCGGTGACCCAGTGCTTCGGCTTGTTCGGGTGTGTGTGGGTTGCCCACTTGTAGACGAGCTTCCACACATAGAAGCAGTCTCTCAACCGAACGTGATCGTTTAATTCCTGCTGGTCAGGCATGGTCTCGTGTGTGGTGAGGCAGGGATGCGGCGTCTTGTGTTGGCTTGATGGTCGAGGGGTGCGAGGTGGCGTCGGTGCTGGGAATGCTGGAGGAGCGGGAGGCGGCTGCTCGGGTGCGGGTGGAGGGGCTGCGGGAGGAAGTCGCCCGGCTGGCTGAGGTGTTGGAGGCTGCGGAGATCGAGCTGGACCGGCGGGTGATCGCGCGGGAGGAGCTGGTCGAGGCCCTGGCTGTCTCGGCGGCTGAATCCACTGCCGTGACCGAGGTCGGGGCGGAGCAGGAAACCGTTCCCTCGCCTGTGGCGGGCTCGACGGTGGCGCCCTGGAGGGAGGGGTTGCCGGTGACGGTGCTGGCACCGGATTACCAGGGGATCCTTGGTGTGCTGGAGGAGGGGCGGTCAGCGGGCAGGGGGCCACTGAAGGCCAGGGAGATCGCGGTGGAGTTGGGCCTGGAGACGGTGCCGGCGAAGGTCGAGGGGGTGCGCTCGAAGGCCAGGCGCCTGGCGGAGCGCGGGTGGCTCGTGCAGGAGTCGTCGGGGATGTTCAGCGCCGGTCGGCGGCCCGTGGCTGTGCCAGGCGCCGGCTCATCCGCGTGATCATCGACCACCGGATCACCGCTTCGCTGGTAGCGGGCAGGGTTTCGTAATCCCTGGCCAGGCGACGGGAGTTCATCAGCCAGGCGAACGTGCGCTCTGCCACCCAGCGTCTGGGCAGCACCACGAATCCCTTCGTGTCGTCGGTCCGCTTGACGATCTCCAAGGTGAGGGCGAGTCTGTTCCGGCACCGGTCGACCAGGTCGCCGGTGTAGCCGCCGTCGGCCCAGACGAGGGTGATGTCGCGGTGCAGGCGACGCAGCCGCGCCAGCAGGCCCGCGGCGGCGTCCCGGTCACCGATGTTCGCGGCGGTGACCGCGACGACCAGGAGCAGACCGAGCGTGTCGGTCACGATGTGCCGCTTGCGGCCCGGCACCTTCTTCCCGCCGTCGTAGCCGCGTGAGGCGGTCGGCACCGTCGCGGCGGCCCGCACCGACTGCGCGTCGATGATCCCCGCTGTGGGCTCGGCCTCCCGGCCCTCGCGCTCGCGCACCCGACCGCGC is a genomic window of Streptomyces gilvosporeus containing:
- a CDS encoding IS5 family transposase, whose product is MTDAEWAAIRPLLPVPAWLQGRGGQPEGYCHRQMLDSIRYLVAGGIAWRAMPADFPDWGRVYAFFRRWREHGLIAEFHDRLRGRVREREGREAEPTAGIIDAQSVRAAATVPTASRGYDGGKKVPGRKRHIVTDTLGLLLVVAVTAANIGDRDAAAGLLARLRRLHRDITLVWADGGYTGDLVDRCRNRLALTLEIVKRTDDTKGFVVLPRRWVAERTFAWLMNSRRLARDYETLPATSEAVIRWSMITRMSRRLAQPRAADRR
- a CDS encoding terpene synthase family protein; protein product: MEFFIPFPARSNKEDPEAVTRRNVAWLTGYGLLQPGETTERYLDMGVAEFAMKLYSAATGPRLDMALDTLAWGFYVNDQINGDMGQDPQRLVGTLRKLIAITSRPPGACASDTHPLVVAWADVWARQCEGMSQAWRRRAAGHWRLWFSSALALAADRARGQAQPLHAHLQVRRAWIGAGAYTNLIESACGFEAPQELWDSVQWQGIQEACADCLCLLNDVYSLEVDELTGQLHNTVALLQREQGVSRNEAVQETVRMARAAIDRWQRLQEDLPTVYEAFSISTERRRAAELFLDGIGAVVRANYDWYRKSGRYDPDFHRDGPAYARTLPSMDDMSSRT